CCTCATCGGCCTGAGCTACGAGGCGCTGGAGCCGGGCATTTTTCTGCGCGAGCTGTTCCAGAAAACCTACCTGCTGCCCTACCCGGCCGCCGGCTCGGCGGCCCTGCTTGAGCGGCTGGCCTACATCCATGAGCGGGAAAATGTGCAGGTCATCATCCCCAATTTCGATGCCGAGCTGCCGCACTTCATTCGCCTCGCGCCGCAGCTGCGGGCATTGGGCATCTGCGTATTCTTGCCCACCGCCGCCCAGCTCGACACCCGTGATAAGCTGAACCTGAACACCTTTGGCGCAGCCCACGCCCTGCCGGTGCCCGCCACTCAGCCCCTGCACCACGCTGCCGAGCTAGCCGCCGCCGGCCAGGCGCTCGGCTGGCCGCTGGTGCTGAAGGGCCGCTGGTACGAGGCCCAGGTAGTGCCCACGCTCGCCCAGGCCGAAGCGGTTTTTGCGGGCCTGGCGGCGCGCTGGGGCCTGCCGCTGCTGGCCCAGCAGTACGTGCAGGGCCAGGAGCTGAACGTGGCCGGCCTGGCCGACGGCCGGGGCCACCTGCTCAGCGCCGTGCCCATGCGCAAGCTCACCATCACCGACAAAGGCAAGGCCTGGGCCGGCATCACCATTGAAGATGAGCGCCTTACTGAGCTGGCCCGGCGCTTCGCCACGTCTAGCCAGTGGCGCGGCCCCTTCGAGCTGGAGCTGCTGCGCACGGCCAGTGGCGAGGTGTTCATCCTGGAAATAAACCCGCGCTTTCCGGCCTGGGTTTACCTCACCGCCGCCGCCGGCCACAACCAGCCCGCCGCCCTGCTGCGCCTGGCACTGGGCGAGCCGGTGGCGCCCTTCGGGGCCGTGGCGGCCGGCAAGCTTTTCGTGCGCTACGCCTGGGATTTGATAACGGATTACACTGATTTTCAACAGATAGCCGGGTTAGGCGAATTATAAATTACCTCATGCCTAAACTCCCTTACGAGCGCCCCACGCTGCGCCGCCTCACGGCCGCGCCGCTCGCCAAGTTTGGCCCGCAGGCTGGCCCGCGGCCGGTGGCCGAGCTGGAGGGCGTGCCCGTGCCCGAGCTGCTGGCCCGGTTTGGCTCGCCGCTGTTTGTGCTGAGCGAGCGGCAATTGCGGCGCAGCTACCAGGCCATGCACCGGGCCTTTGGCACGCGCTACCCACGGGTGCAGCTGGCCTGGTCGTATAAAACCAACTACCTCAACGCCGTGTGCCGCGTGTTTCACCAAGAAGGCGCCTGGGCCGAGGTGGTGAGCGGTATGGAGCTGGAAAAAGCGCTCGCCAACGGCGTGCCCGGCCCCCAGATTCTCTTCAACGGCCCGGGCAAGACCCTGGCCGACCTGCGGCGCGCCGCCGAGGTCGAGGCCATCATTCACCTCGACAATGCCGACGAGCTGCACCGCCTGCTCGACGTGGCCGCCGGCCGGCCGCACCGCCCCCGCGTGGCCCTGCGCGTGAACCTCGACGCCGGCATCTTCCCGCAGTGGGACCGCTTCGGCTTCAACCTCGAAAACGGGCAGGCCTGGCAGGCCTTACAGCAAGTAGCGGAGGCTAGCGACCGGCTCGAATTGGTGGGCCTGCACTGCCACCTGGGCACGTTCATCTTGCAGCCGGCGGCCTACGGCGCGGCGGCCGCCAAGCTGGCCGCGCTAGCCCTGCGCTGCCAGCAGGAGCTGCAACTGCCCATCGGCTACCTCGACCTGGGCGGCGGCTTCCCTTCCCAAAATACCTTGAAAGGCAGCTACCTGCCCGGCCCCGACGCCGTGCCGCCCCTCGACGACTACGCCGCCGCCGTGGCCGACGCGCTGCTCGGCGCGGGCTTCCGGCCCGATGCGCTGCCTTTGCTGGTGCTCGAAGCCGGCCGCGCCCTCGTGGATGAGGCGGGCTACCTGCTAGGTACCGTGCTGGCTACCAAGCGCCTGGCCGACGGCCGCCGCGCCACCGTGGTAGATTTTGGGGTGAACCTGCTGTTCACCTCTTACTGGTACGACCACCACATCAGCCCCGTGCGCGCCGCCTCGGGCCAGACGGAGGCCACCGTGCTCTACGGCCCGCTGTGCATGAACATCGACGTGCTGCGCGAAAGCATCAGCTTACCCCCGCTCGTGGCCGGCGACCAAGTGGTGGTGCACCGCGTGGGCGCCTATAATATGAGCCAGTGGCAGCAATTCATCACCCTGCGGCCCAACGTGGTACTGTTGGATACGCAAGGCCAGGCGCACGTTATCCGCGAAGCTGAAACCCTGGAATACCTGCAACAGAACGAGCGCGTGCCGGCTCACTTAGTCAGTGAGCAATGACAGTTAAAAATTATTTTTTATAAATTATTAATTATCAAATTAATGCCTGCCTATCTCCGTGCCGTGCTGCGCAGCTACAGTATGCTGTTTTTCTCCCAGCACCGGGGGCTGGCGGGGCTGTTGCTGCTGGCCACGCTGGCTAGCCCCGGCGCGGGCGCGGCGGGGCTGGCGGCGGCGGGCCTGGCGGTGGCCGGGGCGCGGCTGGGCGGCTTCCGGCGCGACTACACCGACCTGGGCGCTTATAGCTTTAATGCGCTGCTGGTGGGGCTGGCGCTGCCGCTCTACTTTGCGCCGGGGCCGGCGCTGGCGGCGCTGGTGCTGGTGGGCGCCGGTGTGGCGCTGCTGCTGAGCGTGGCGCTGGGCGGCTGGCTAGGGGCGCGTGGGCTGCCGTTTTTGTCTATTCCCTTTGTGCTGACGATGTGGCTG
The genomic region above belongs to Hymenobacter sp. BRD128 and contains:
- a CDS encoding alanine racemase; translation: MPKLPYERPTLRRLTAAPLAKFGPQAGPRPVAELEGVPVPELLARFGSPLFVLSERQLRRSYQAMHRAFGTRYPRVQLAWSYKTNYLNAVCRVFHQEGAWAEVVSGMELEKALANGVPGPQILFNGPGKTLADLRRAAEVEAIIHLDNADELHRLLDVAAGRPHRPRVALRVNLDAGIFPQWDRFGFNLENGQAWQALQQVAEASDRLELVGLHCHLGTFILQPAAYGAAAAKLAALALRCQQELQLPIGYLDLGGGFPSQNTLKGSYLPGPDAVPPLDDYAAAVADALLGAGFRPDALPLLVLEAGRALVDEAGYLLGTVLATKRLADGRRATVVDFGVNLLFTSYWYDHHISPVRAASGQTEATVLYGPLCMNIDVLRESISLPPLVAGDQVVVHRVGAYNMSQWQQFITLRPNVVLLDTQGQAHVIREAETLEYLQQNERVPAHLVSEQ
- a CDS encoding ATP-grasp domain-containing protein, with the translated sequence MPAASRPPLTVALTGINATDSPGAGVAVARALLASPDYEVRLIGLSYEALEPGIFLRELFQKTYLLPYPAAGSAALLERLAYIHERENVQVIIPNFDAELPHFIRLAPQLRALGICVFLPTAAQLDTRDKLNLNTFGAAHALPVPATQPLHHAAELAAAGQALGWPLVLKGRWYEAQVVPTLAQAEAVFAGLAARWGLPLLAQQYVQGQELNVAGLADGRGHLLSAVPMRKLTITDKGKAWAGITIEDERLTELARRFATSSQWRGPFELELLRTASGEVFILEINPRFPAWVYLTAAAGHNQPAALLRLALGEPVAPFGAVAAGKLFVRYAWDLITDYTDFQQIAGLGEL